The Petrotoga sp. 9PW.55.5.1 DNA segment CCTTCTCTCACAGTTCTTATTGCAGTACCGATTTTGATTAATAGTGTAATTGTAATAAGGCTTCCTATAAATGCTAACAACCAATTGTAGCGAAAACCTATCTGATCCGCAATATAACCACTTACTAAAGGAATAGTAAAACCAAACAAGGATCCAGCAGCAGAAATAGCTGAAATATAAGATGCTCTCCTCTCACTTGGAATGAAATCATGAACCCATACTGAACTTGCACTCATATCTATGCCCAATCCCAATTCGATTAAACAGGCTCCTATGTAGAAAGCAACAATTGAAGTGTGAGAAGCGATTGTAATAGAACCTATTGCAATTAAACCTTGCCCCATTATTGATACTTTCACACCTTCAAAACGCTTTAGAAGTATGCCTGCTAAACTATTTCCGACTGCTAAAACTACAAGAAAAATGGCCATTGTGAAACCTAAGTATGCAGTAGGCAATTTAAGCTCTTTAACCATATATAATTGCCATATCATTACAAAGGTCTGGAATGCGATTCTTCCTGTCATAGAGCGAATCAAAATTAATCTCATCGTGGTACTTTTAAAAATATCAATTGTGTTTCGAACAAGGGCTTTCCTAAATGAAATTGCCCTATCTCCGTAATTTTCATTTAAAATGAAAATAAGAATGATGGATGTTCCAAGTCCCATTATACCAGCAACCAATAAGGGAAAATCCGGACGACCAATTGCAAGAAGAGAGGATAATAAAGCCACAATGGCACCGAATATTAGTGAAATTGCATTTGCATTCGGAAACACTTTCGTTTTTAAATGCGATCGACCCTCTTTAGTAATTTCATCTACAAACCAAGCTCCTGGAGTACCACTAATCAACGATACGCCGACTGCCCACAATAAAATACTCAAGATAAAAGTGAATAGATTACTTGCTTGGAAAAATACCAGTAAACCGATGGACCATATAAAAAATCCTAACACTAACGATCTTTTCCGACCGTATTTATCAGCAATGTTTCCAGTTGGATAGTCAAATATACTTAACGCTATTGAAGAAATCGCTAATACCTGGCCGATTTGAAATGAAGTTAATCCCCTTATACCCATATGAGCAACATAGACAGTCCCAAATAATTTATCAATACCCTCATAAAGCATAATAATAAAATAATATTTCATTATTGTAGAGTCAAGTTTGATTGATTTACCAAAACGCCACATAGGTGCTACCCCCGGTTTTTATAAGATCACTACCTGATGAATGAACTATAATTCCTTTTAAGTTTTTATCTTTCATTCTGAGCATCTTTGACATACTGTTTCTTAAATAATTCTCGGTAACTTTCATTCTTTTTGTATAATTCTATGTGTGAGCCGGAATCAGCTATAGTTCCGTTTACCATAAAATATATTTTATCTGCTTTTATTATTGTTGAAAGGCGATGAGAAACCAATATTATCGTCATATCTTTTTCCTTTTCCTTTAGACTTTCAAATATTAATTCTTCAGTGTGTGAATCCATTGCAGAAGTAGCTTCATCCAGCAACAGCACCTTAGGGGGATGTAATAATATTCGAGCTAAATTGACTCTTTGCTTTTGCCCACTGGATAAGAGCAAACAGTTTTTATTAAGAGACTCTGAAAATTCTGTTAGTTGTGTGATTTCTAAAATCTTATTTATTATACTTTTTTCAACTTTTTCACCTAATAAGATATTCTCTTCTATACTTGCATTGAATATAAAAGGAGAACCTTCTACATATTTTATATTTCTTCTCAAATCTGAAAGATCATATTGTGAAAATTTTAATTTATTTAACAATATTTCTCCTCTTTGCGGTTTATATAATTCAGTTAACAGTAAAAGTAAAGTACTTTTCCCTGTTCCGGTTGATCCAACAATGGCTATCTTTTCACCTTTGTTGATTTGTAAATTTATATTCTTTAATATATAATTATTTTCCTCATATGAGAAGAAAACATCGTGGAAATCAATTGTAAATTCTTTTGGAAAGGGCTTCCCTTTACGTACTTTTTCCTCTTCTTGGTTTAGTAAAGTTTCAATTCTATTTATTGATGGAAAAGCAGCAGGTGTGGTAGTGAAGAGAAAAGCAAGGTTCCATACTGGGACATATAGCCTTCCAACGAATGTGAAAAAGGCGATCAGCGTTGGAATATCTACTAAACCCCTCATTGATAAAATTGCACCTATACACAAAATAATAATAGGTAAACCTTCTTCAATATACATAGTTATACTATTATATAGTTTTTCATAAAAACTTTTGTTTTTCATAGAATTATGCCAGTTGCGGATCTTGTTTTGAAAAAGATGGTAAAAATAGGCGGTTTTTTCCAATAATCTTATGATAATTGCTGAATTTATCCCTTCTTCTATTGATTTTACAACATTATCGTTTGCCTCTCGTTCTAACAAAGACATACTTTCCATCTTTGGTTTGAACTGCTTTTGGCATAATAAGTATATGGGCAAGGAACAAACAAATATTATCGCTAAATAAGTATTTAATTTAAAAGCGACATAACATCCTACCGAAAACTCAGCTATTGCCTGAAAAACAGATGTGAAAAAAAGCGCTTCTTCTCCAACTATGTCAATATCAGAGGTGAATCGCGCCATCAATTCACCTGATGGCTTCCTTTTATGGTACGAAGCTGGCAACTTTAGAACCTTTAGATATAATTTCTCACGCAAGTTTCCTTTCACTAACAATTTCAAAATGTCTCCATGATAATCACAAAAAAACCAAATGAAACGTGTGAAGGAATAAATAACAAGAATCAGTATAGCTGTAATTAAGGCATTTTTCATTCCTTGCCCATCGTTTATTGTTGTAATTTCTTGCATCAAGTTTTCGATTAAAAATGGAGTCACGGCTACTAATGGTATTGATGAGAAAATTAGTATGAAATTTATGAATAACTCTTTTTTAAAACGAGAGACCTCTTCCCAAAGAAAATACAAGGCGTGTTTATATTTCATTAAAGTTCCTCCAATGTAACAAATTCTGAGTTATATAATTCGTTAATGAAAAAAACCACGTCTTCTTTGATTTTATCTCTTTTTACTTCATTATTGTATTTTTTATCTAATTCTTTTATTATATTTCTTATTTCATTTTCTCCTTTTTCAATTAGCCTCCAAATCTCGTTACCACTTCCTTCAATTAGTCTGTATGTTTTCCATTGATGATCCCATAAATAAATTTTATCATTCTCTTCTTTCTTTAAAACTTCTCTTCTTAAGAAAACTTTTTTATTAATCATGTCTCTTATGAAATTATTTTTTAGTTTTTTCACTTTTGAACATATTTCGATATTGTTTTTGTAATAATAAATTATAGGACATAATTGGGAACAAATTGTACGATGCTCACAACTTGAACATATAGGAAATTGGGTAAATTGTCTTGCTCTAAACAATTTTTTAAAATTAAGAAAAGTTTGATTATAATCACTTTTTACCATCTCTTCTAAAGAGCGAATGTTTTTAATATTTATAGATTCAATCTTATAAGCGCCATCATTTAAAAGATTTTTATTATAAAGTGGATTATTAGCTACCCCACACGGATGCAATTCACCATCTGCTTGCATATAAAACATTCCATCACTTGCTGTACAATTTGTAAATTCAGGATTAAAACTAAAATTTGCCAAGTATTTTTTATTTAAATACTCAACCAGAGAAAATACAGTATCTAATTGTACAAAAAAATTTGAGAAATACTTTTGATTGTTTCTTAGTTTTCTAGCTAACATCTCCATTTGCTTAATAGATTCATCCTTAGAATAATCAAATTTTCCATTTGATGCATTTCCTGAGGAATATAATTCCATAATATCTATACCATCTAGGCCCATATTCATTGCCAAATCTACGATTAAAGGTATTTGATGAATGTTATAGTTCAACATTGTAAAGGCAATAAATACTTTGATTTTACTCTTCAATTCATTTCTTTTATTAAGAAAAACTTCTAAATTTTTTATAACCTGGTCAAATACCCCTCTTCCTCTGATTCTATCGTGAACCTCTGAGGTAGCCCCATCAAGGCTTACTGTTATGGAATCAACTTCTGAAAAAACAAGTTTTTCGCAATTTTCAGGTGTCAGAAACAAGCCATTAGTGTTTACAGTAACCATTAATCCTTCTTTTTTTGCAAAACTACATAATTCAAAAATATCCTTTCTACAAAATGGTTCTCCACCAAGGAGATGTATATGTTTGACTCCTGAATTCGCTATTTTTTCTATAGCATTCCTAGCTTCTTCTGTTGTAAGGTCTTTTCCAGAATGGTAAATATTGTTTTTTCCATATCTATCATTATTATAACAATGTATACATGATAAATTGCAAAGTTGTGTAACATCCCAAATCAAAGTTTCTGGCATAATATTCAGCATTTTGTCACCCCTTATTTGGAAGAAGAGAAGAGGAATTTCCCTTCTCTTCCTTAAGCATTTTTATTCCACTATTTCATTTTAACAATATTTAACAAAGATAGTCTTTGTTGTGAAAGCTTATTTTGTACTAATTGGCCAGGTTTTTTTACACATCCCCATTCCGGATCTTGCTGTAATGATACTTGGATCATAATTTGATCTAGGAAGTTTAATTACTGGACTAGAATAATTTTTTCTCGTCCCAGAATTAGTTCTTGACATCGCATTTCCCTCCTTTCATTTTTATTTTTCACCTTTTTCCCTGCAGGTTTGCTACTTGCCGGCAAATAATTCCTCTCCTCACAATCTTTTCCTTCAAAAACTTATCTAGATACTTTCTTAAATCTTCTAAGCTTTTTCAAATGTTTTTTTTCACCTAAAGTAAATACTTCAACCAAACATTTACTCTATTTCTTCCACAACACTTACAATCGTTCTGGGTACTACACCATCTGTTGATCCTGTATCGAGATCTTCTCCACCAAAAACAAATAAACCCCCTAATACCAGAACAGTGATTATCAAAACAACAACAAATTTCTTCATCCTCTTTCACCCCCTTGAATTATTCTTTTAATTTAAAACTAATATCTCAAATAATCCAACCCTCAATTTTAATCATACACTTTTCCATATGGTTTTCAAGTGTTTTTTTAATTAGCTTCAAATATGTATTTATAAAGTATTACAGAGATCGATCAAAAAATACCTATGTTAAAATCAAACTCGATAATTTTTGTTATCTTTAAATTACTTATATTCTCTTTTTCTTTTTTTATCTGTATTATGGTACAATTGTGTTTGAATGGTTTCGGTTTATTTTTAGAAAATTTCTAAGTTGAATTGAAGTAAACGAATATTCCATTATTATAACGCTGTGTAAATATTTCATGAGGTTAGGGAGGTTCTTAGAATGAATCTTCGATCTTTGGTCAAAATTGTTAATAAAGGACAGTTCATAAGACCAATTTTGAATTATGTTGTTCATTACTTAGAAAGTGATAAAACAGATAAAAATAAAAACATTGTCAATTACATAAACGTTTTGAAATTAAAATGGGATGTTAAATATAATGAAGCCCTTGAGATAATAGATAAAGAGATAAAGGGGTTGAAAAAAGGTAGTTTGTATTGTCTAATTTTAGTTGAAAAGATAAGTATTTTAGTCAATCTTTCTAGAAATGAAGAGATTAAAGAAGTATTCAATCAATTGAAGGAAGAATTCGAAAAACTTCCTAAGTATTTAAGAGGAATAGTCGTTGAGAAGTTAAAGAATGTTCGTGAATTAAATTTTGAAGAAAAAGATTTGCAAACCATTAGGATTTGGAGTGAAAGTTATGAAAATACTCCCGCCACCAAAGGCTTCATATTACTATCAAAATCAAGAGGAAAAAAGAATGAAGAACAATACGATGAAGCAGTTTGTTTAAACATCGAAGCATTTAAGATTTTAAAAACTGTTCCACATCCTTCTGGCATGGTGCAGGCTTTAAACAATATATCTTGGTGGTTGAAAGATACAAACAAAGAAAAGGCTTTAGCTTTTACTTTTCCATTAGGATTCTATCTTGGTTACTATTTTCATGATGATAACTTTGATGTTTTCAATTCCCTTGATACTATGTTTCAAGTACAAAAGAATAATAAAGATCCTTTGGTTTATGAGACCGCCTTTATTTTTTCACGTTTAGTTTCATCGCTGAGTGGTGATAAGAAAAAAATAATATGGAATGAGTTTGGATATACCATTCATGATGTCAGAT contains these protein-coding regions:
- a CDS encoding PqqD family peptide modification chaperone; the protein is MLNIMPETLIWDVTQLCNLSCIHCYNNDRYGKNNIYHSGKDLTTEEARNAIEKIANSGVKHIHLLGGEPFCRKDIFELCSFAKKEGLMVTVNTNGLFLTPENCEKLVFSEVDSITVSLDGATSEVHDRIRGRGVFDQVIKNLEVFLNKRNELKSKIKVFIAFTMLNYNIHQIPLIVDLAMNMGLDGIDIMELYSSGNASNGKFDYSKDESIKQMEMLARKLRNNQKYFSNFFVQLDTVFSLVEYLNKKYLANFSFNPEFTNCTASDGMFYMQADGELHPCGVANNPLYNKNLLNDGAYKIESINIKNIRSLEEMVKSDYNQTFLNFKKLFRARQFTQFPICSSCEHRTICSQLCPIIYYYKNNIEICSKVKKLKNNFIRDMINKKVFLRREVLKKEENDKIYLWDHQWKTYRLIEGSGNEIWRLIEKGENEIRNIIKELDKKYNNEVKRDKIKEDVVFFINELYNSEFVTLEEL
- a CDS encoding MFS transporter, whose amino-acid sequence is MWRFGKSIKLDSTIMKYYFIIMLYEGIDKLFGTVYVAHMGIRGLTSFQIGQVLAISSIALSIFDYPTGNIADKYGRKRSLVLGFFIWSIGLLVFFQASNLFTFILSILLWAVGVSLISGTPGAWFVDEITKEGRSHLKTKVFPNANAISLIFGAIVALLSSLLAIGRPDFPLLVAGIMGLGTSIILIFILNENYGDRAISFRKALVRNTIDIFKSTTMRLILIRSMTGRIAFQTFVMIWQLYMVKELKLPTAYLGFTMAIFLVVLAVGNSLAGILLKRFEGVKVSIMGQGLIAIGSITIASHTSIVAFYIGACLIELGLGIDMSASSVWVHDFIPSERRASYISAISAAGSLFGFTIPLVSGYIADQIGFRYNWLLAFIGSLITITLLIKIGTAIRTVREG
- a CDS encoding ABC transporter ATP-binding protein, translated to MKYKHALYFLWEEVSRFKKELFINFILIFSSIPLVAVTPFLIENLMQEITTINDGQGMKNALITAILILVIYSFTRFIWFFCDYHGDILKLLVKGNLREKLYLKVLKLPASYHKRKPSGELMARFTSDIDIVGEEALFFTSVFQAIAEFSVGCYVAFKLNTYLAIIFVCSLPIYLLCQKQFKPKMESMSLLEREANDNVVKSIEEGINSAIIIRLLEKTAYFYHLFQNKIRNWHNSMKNKSFYEKLYNSITMYIEEGLPIIILCIGAILSMRGLVDIPTLIAFFTFVGRLYVPVWNLAFLFTTTPAAFPSINRIETLLNQEEEKVRKGKPFPKEFTIDFHDVFFSYEENNYILKNINLQINKGEKIAIVGSTGTGKSTLLLLLTELYKPQRGEILLNKLKFSQYDLSDLRRNIKYVEGSPFIFNASIEENILLGEKVEKSIINKILEITQLTEFSESLNKNCLLLSSGQKQRVNLARILLHPPKVLLLDEATSAMDSHTEELIFESLKEKEKDMTIILVSHRLSTIIKADKIYFMVNGTIADSGSHIELYKKNESYRELFKKQYVKDAQNER